The nucleotide sequence AAGATATGGCAGTTTGGTATACGAAGCGGAGAGAAGTATGAGTTTGAGTGGGCAAAGAAACATAATACTATAAATAAGTTTGATTTAAATGGTCTTGACGACTTAATATGTGAGTTAAAAGAAGCAAACTTGCCTGTCTATTTCACTGTGGATTTAGACGTATTAGACCCTTCGGTATTTCCGGGAACCGGTACGCCGGAACCGGGCGGCATAAGTTATAAGAAACTTCAGGACGCGGTGATTAAAGTGTGCGGCGGTCTGAATATAATAGCAGCTGACGTGGTGGAGCTTTGTCCGCATTATGATCAAAGCGGTGCCAGTACAGCAATTGCGTGCAAAATATTGCGAGAATTACTTTTAGCATTAAGCGGAAGATAGAATATGTTTTTAGGAGGATAAAATGAGCAGAGCATTGATAATTGGAGCCGGCGGAGTGGCCGGTGTGGTGGCACATAAGTGCTGTGAAAATTTTGAAGTCTTTTCAGATATTATGATAGCGAGCAGAACGAAGGAGAAGTGTGATAGCCTGAAAGAACGCTGTGAAGCATACAAGAAAAAAGTCGGGAGCGGCACTAATATAGAGACTGCTAAGGTTGACGCTGACAGCGTAGACGAGCTTATAAAGTTAATTAATTTATATAAGCCTCAAATAGTAATAAACGTCGCGCTGCCGTATCAGGATTTGACTATAATGGACGCATGTCTTGAAACTAAAGTGGATTATTTGGATACTGCAAACTATGAACCGCCCGATACTGCCAAGTTTGAATATAAATGGCAGTGGGCTTACCGTGAAAAGTTTGAGAAAGCTGGAATAACAGCCATTTTGGGCAGCGGTTTTGACCCTGGGGTGACCGGTGTGTTCTGTGCGTATGCTCAAAAGCATATATTCGATGAAATAAATTATATCGATATACTCGACTGCAATGGCGGCGACCATGGGTATCCGTTTGCAACCAACTTCAATCCGGAGATAAATATTCGTGAGGTTTCGGCAAACGGAAGCTATTGGCAGGATGGCAAGTGGATAGAGACAAAGCCTATGGAAATAAAACGGGAGTATAATTTTGACGAAGTAGGCGTTAAAGATATGTATCTGCTTCATCATGAAGAACTTGAATCTTTAGGGCTTAATATAAAAGGTATAAAACGTATCAGGTTTTTTATGACATTTGGAGAGAGTTATCTCACGCATTTAAAATGTTTGGAGAACGTTGGAATGACGTCAATAGAACCGATAATTTATGAGGGCCGTGAAATTATACCGCTGCAGTTTTTAAAAGCCGTGCTTCCTGACCCGGCTTCATTGGGACCCAGAACTGTGGGTAAAACCAATATAGGATGTATATTCACCGGGAAAAAGGACGGGGAGGAAAAGACATATTATCTTTATAACGTTTGCGACCATCAGGAATGCTATAAAGAAGTCGGCTCCCAGGCGGTGTCATATACTACTGGAGTTCCTGCAATGATTGGCGCTGCAATGGTTCTCAGCGGAAAGTGGAAAAAGCCGGGGGTTTATAATGTTGAAGAAATGGATCCCGACCCGTTTATGGAGGATTTAAATAAGTTTGGACTTCCCTGGAAGGAAGACTACGCACCTATTTTAGTAGATTAGCTAAATATAATATATTCCGGGACAAAATTGTTCCGGATTTTTTATATATAATTTTAGGGAAAACAA is from Monoglobus pectinilyticus and encodes:
- a CDS encoding saccharopine dehydrogenase family protein gives rise to the protein MSRALIIGAGGVAGVVAHKCCENFEVFSDIMIASRTKEKCDSLKERCEAYKKKVGSGTNIETAKVDADSVDELIKLINLYKPQIVINVALPYQDLTIMDACLETKVDYLDTANYEPPDTAKFEYKWQWAYREKFEKAGITAILGSGFDPGVTGVFCAYAQKHIFDEINYIDILDCNGGDHGYPFATNFNPEINIREVSANGSYWQDGKWIETKPMEIKREYNFDEVGVKDMYLLHHEELESLGLNIKGIKRIRFFMTFGESYLTHLKCLENVGMTSIEPIIYEGREIIPLQFLKAVLPDPASLGPRTVGKTNIGCIFTGKKDGEEKTYYLYNVCDHQECYKEVGSQAVSYTTGVPAMIGAAMVLSGKWKKPGVYNVEEMDPDPFMEDLNKFGLPWKEDYAPILVD